The sequence TATGGATTTTAATGAAGTCATATCCACAATACTGCACACAAAGGCATGACCATTTTTATTGTTCTTAATAGGTCTTGATTTAGGATAAAGCCATCTGATTTGATGATTGGGAAGTAGCACTTGCATGATGGGGGTATTGTCATCAGATGATTTTCCATTTACCTTTGGAAATGAGGAGCCGTCTGTTCCTTCCCCATTCGGATCAATGGATTCGATGATTTCTATTAAATTTTTCTTGAAAAAGTCTTCTTTTACACCCAAAGTATCTTCAGGAGAATTACTCAAGAAGCTAATTTTTGCCTTTCCTTCCTTATCGAAATGATACTTAAAGGTTAAATCCGGCATGCAATCGGCCAATTCCTTAAAAGTATATTTTTCCTTCAGTTCAATGCCCTCCCTATATTTCCATTTGGATCCTAATTTGATTTTTCCCAGTACTCTACGGCTTCCTGTCTGTTCATCGAAATAGGAATAAATGTGATCATGGACAAAAATGTACCGGCCATCTTTGTGCCGTATACGATACCAAGATTCCAACTGCTGCAAATGTTTTAAAAATTTTTCTCCTCTCTTGATTCGATCTTCTGGATGGATCAATTCTTCCCAATATTTCTTGCTTAATGAAAAAAGCTCTTGCTCATCATACCCAAACATTTGTTCGGTATCCCCACAAAAATACATGTCTGTTCCGTCCATCTCATACTCATAAAATAGAGTTTTTGGATAGTTTTTAAGAATTTGATCAGATTTTAAGGGGATAAAACGAGGCTGCTTTTGTAAATCGGAATGATATGATTCAGAGATCAGGTAAAACCGATTGCCACTAATGTGCTTTTTAAATAATGGATAATCCTTCTCACTTCCAACGTAAAAAACATCTTGCTCAGGAGCATTTAAAAAAGCTTCCAAATCGGCTTTTTCTATCTCTCCAAAAAGGAGTTTAAGCTCGGAATGGAGGTCAGCTATTTTTTCTTTGGTTGGTGTTGGATTAATGGCATGACGGTAAAATCTATGTTCCTCACGGTCATATATCCATTCTAAATTTAACGTTTCTACGAAGTTGTCTGGTGTAATCAGTATGTTTAATATGGAAGCAGAACCTTCTCGAATGACATTGCCCTGCAGGCTAACATTCACATAAGTGTCCTCTTTGGAGAACAGAAAAGTGTTTACTTTTCTTTCCATCAACAGATAATGGTAAATATGCTCCAGCGCTGGAAAAGGTAAACACAAAAATGATGATGAAAAATCTAAGGGGCTTGAATGATCCGTAAACTCATGCAATGCTCCGGTTTGGTAAATACAGTGGTATTCTCCTACGCCAAACCTCCTGAAAGTAAACATGGCAGGTTCTATATTTCTTCTCTTCTTCTCCATCGACGATCTCTAAGAAAAATATGTTTTGATGCGGTATTACTTCGCATCGATTGGTTATTTGGTATTTTTTATCCTCAATAATACAAAAAACTCATATTTATAATTGTTTTTCCAAGGTGATTTCTTTTTCCAGTTCCATGATTATGCCATTTATATTTCTTCTGATAGTAAATAATATTTTTCTATCTGGCTCAGAACGCAATAAATCATTGATTCCGGATAAGTCCCAATATTCAATGGGAAGTAAATTAATGGCTAAAATTTCATCACCTGCTTTGAAGTTTTCTCGGGAAGCTGGAGAGTCTTCCTGAACACTGCTCACATAGAACCGCCGCTCCTCTAAACTGGTCAGCCGTATCTTCAACCCACTCATGTCATATTCGAAAGGTTTGTGAAAATCTCCCCCCTTTTTAAACAACATCCGCTCCCGGGTGTAGTCGATGATCAGCGTCATGCGAGACAATATATCCGAACCCAGGCTCCCAAGTCTTCCGGATTCGATGATAATGGAAGAAAATTCCGTTTCATCAGGATAGGAGGTAATGACTTTTCGAAAATTCAGGTTGCCTAAGCTGTATTTCCGTACCCTGCCAGCATATCCGTATAAGTCGCCTCCCAGTGATCTCCCAAGGTCGGTTTCGATATGCTCGGGGGGAAGCACGATCTCTTCGGAAGTTTCTCGATTGAGTAGTAAGCCGTGGTTGGCTCCGGTATCTATTAGCAATTTGCCTTGAATTTCCGGTCCATCGATCTGGTCTATCGTACTCTTTACGTAAGGTTTAAAGTTGTCAAAATCTAAGCTGATCTTTCTGTACCCAAAAGGCCGCCAGTTCAAGCGATCCTGTCGATAAAAAGTAATGATATCTGTATCATAGTTGATTTTCACTGGATTATATTTAAA comes from Echinicola vietnamensis DSM 17526 and encodes:
- a CDS encoding aspartyl protease family protein, with the translated sequence MTLTRLFILFLTTIFFVTSPLWAQVPGFYLKKDQKQVNIPFLNYNNLIIVPLSINGGPELNFLLDTGVKSNILFSKSIGDEIGLYYTRTLNLMGADGKTVLTALVSPNNYFDVGPVEGTVQAILVLEEDFLELERVIGVPIHGIIGYEFFKYNPVKINYDTDIITFYRQDRLNWRPFGYRKISLDFDNFKPYVKSTIDQIDGPEIQGKLLIDTGANHGLLLNRETSEEIVLPPEHIETDLGRSLGGDLYGYAGRVRKYSLGNLNFRKVITSYPDETEFSSIIIESGRLGSLGSDILSRMTLIIDYTRERMLFKKGGDFHKPFEYDMSGLKIRLTSLEERRFYVSSVQEDSPASRENFKAGDEILAINLLPIEYWDLSGINDLLRSEPDRKILFTIRRNINGIIMELEKEITLEKQL